A stretch of the Notolabrus celidotus isolate fNotCel1 chromosome 3, fNotCel1.pri, whole genome shotgun sequence genome encodes the following:
- the e2f8 gene encoding transcription factor E2F8, which yields MGPLTTPKKGREPGSVDPWTPTSNLKMLISAASPDIRNREKELCMDNDGQEGLESTQETENGEESEKLISRKEKSLGLLCHKFLARYPDNPNPALNNDICLDDVATELNVERRRIYDIMNVLESLHMVSRSAKNRYTWHGRTKLAQTLAILKQVGEDHKYGQQMQQIKQRLLDREFDFDGGENENEEVVELENGEQGQKELFFVELPGVEFKAASVNSRKDKSLRVMSQKFVMLFLVSNPRVVSLDVAAKILIGEDQGADQDKNKFKTKVRRLYDIANVLRSLKLIEKVHVTEERGRKPAFEWVGPEEFPQVKDLESVMSECQPKKKTVLESRASVDNCAKNLFSSTRAKRSFTRHPSLIKLAKSIQDDRRKISSAPTSPVKSALCDSSNADFPNKMAQLAAICKIQLDQESVPGAAGPKPAAAVRPEPTSSSPMKPPQAPLLTPTLEHGVNTTVHLTPNTPLGALPAGSVAYIPAQCSSMIPVLLPQQRGSGSFAVYLQAPSPRSNPLARPQPTSLAVRSMTFEDRTGQSPTGQCAVMSQPASSRAADVSPLTLKRLRSDLASELSPSKAKRTDPNFKDTSPKLCEILQARLKAHRSSQLSSRPSPRALHLDPEFVNTPGAPAASQTFEQSLETFLDREDRTANSDSEAGLTPVRAVPLTPGHLHTETLVPAGYLIPISQQSLIGYKEMQSLGREGNKAQTPTYNIYQTPTAGSRPPLAQEITPTNLRLHKPALTSPQAAQQARRLQSPSPAILNFTLQNLGLISGSSPGNILTDPQTPEGANAMPCPLSLQQRGMVFIKPVSPVPVQQSVSGQPMALISLQQPLMTTPKGAGLPQPSFFHTPVSLSPLAAMVTTGGHLATKTVYIPQRKLDVTPEDSCNP from the exons ATGGGTCCCCTCACCACCCCTAAAAAAGGAAGGGAGCCCGGTTCTGTTGATCCCTGGACGCCGACTTCGAACCTTAAAATGCTCATCAGCGCAGCGAGTCCCGACATCAGGAACCGGGAGAAGGAGCTGTGCATGGACAACGACGGACAGGAGGGCCTTGAATCCACACAG GAAACTGAAAAtggagaggagtcagagaaaCTGATCAGCAGGAAAGAGAAGAGTCTGGGTTTGCTCTGTCACAAGTTCCTCGCCCGGTATCCAGACAATCCAAACCCTGCCCTCAACAACGACATCTGCCTGGATGATGTGGCCACTGAGCTCA ACGTAGAGCGCAGGCGGATCTACGACATCATGAACGTGCTGGAGAGTCTGCACATGGTGAGCCGCTCAGCCAAGAACCGTTACACGTGGCACGGCCGCACCAAGCTGGCCCAGACCCTGGCCATTCTGAAGCAGGTGGGCGAGGACCACAAGTACGGCCAGCAGATGCAGCAGATCAAGCAGCGTCTCCTGGACCGGGAGTTTGACTTTGACGGCGGCGAGAACGAGAACgaggaggtggtggagctgGAGAACGGGGAACAGGGGCAGAAGGAGCTCTTCTTTGTGGAGCTTCCAGGAGTCGAGTTCAAAGCAG CCTCCGTGAACAGTCGGAAGGACAAGTCTCTGAGGGTGATGAGCCAGAAGTTCGTCATGCTCTTCCTGGTCTCTAATCCTCGCGTGGTTAGTCTTGATGTGGCCGCCAAAATCCTGATCGGGGAGGACCAGGGTGCTGATCAAGACAAGAATAAGTTCAAGA CCAAAGTCCGGCGGCTGTATGACATTGCTAATGTGCTGCGGAGCCTGAAGCTCATCGAGAAAGTCCACGTGACTGAAGAGAGGGGAAGGAAACCGGCCTTTGAGTGGGTCGGCCCTGAAGAATTCCCACAAGTCAAAG ACTTGGAGAGCGTCATGTCAGAATGCCAACCTAAGAAGAAAACAGTCCTGGAGTCCCGTGCCTCCGTAGACAACTGTGCCAAAAACCTGTTTTCATCAACCCGGGCCAAACGCAGCTTCACCCGGCACCCCTCCCTCATAAAACTAGCCAAGAGCATTCAGGATGACCGCCGCAAGATCAGCTCTGCCCCCACCAGCCCTGTGAAGAGTGCCCTTT GTGATTCATCAAACGCTGACTTCCCAAACAAAATGGCCCAACTTGCTGCTATCTGTAAGATCCAGCTGGATCAGGAGTCTGT ACCTGGAGCTGCTGGTCCgaagcctgctgctgctgtgaggcCTGAGCCGACCTCCTCTAGTCCAATGAAACCACCTCAGGCTCCGTTACTAACTCCAACCCTGGAGCATGGAGTCAACACTACTGTCCACCTCACCCCCAACACCCCGTTAGGAGCCCTCCCTGCTGGCTCTGTCGCTTACATCCCTGCTCAGTGCTCCTCCATGATCCCGGTCCTGTTACCTCAGCAGCGGGGCAGCGGGTCCTTCGCTGTGTATTTGCAAGCTCCTTCCCCAAGGTCGAATCCTCTGGCTAGGCCGCAGCCGACCAGCCTCGCTGTGCGCTCCATGACCTTTGAGGACAGAACCGGGCAGAGTCCCACAGGTCAGTGTGCGGTGATGAGCCAGCCGGCCTCCAGCAGAGCGGCGGATGTCAGCCCGTTGACGCTCAAACGACTGCGCTCAGATTTAGCCTCTGAGCTCAGCCCCTCCAAAGCCAAGAGGACAGACCCCAACTTTAAG GACACCTCTCCGAAGCTGTGTGAGATCCTGCAGGCTCGCCTGAAGGCTCACCGCAGCTCTCAGCTCTCCAGCCGGCCCTCACCTCGAGCCCTTCATCTGGACCCGGAGTTTGTCAACACCCCCGGCGCCCCTGCAGCCAGTCAGACATTCGAGCAGAGTTTGGAAACGTTCctggacagagaggacaggactgCAAACTCTGACAGCGAGGCCGGACTGACACCGGTCAGAGCTGTACCCCTCACGCCAGGACATCTCCACACTGAG acTTTAGTACCAGCCGGATACCTGATCCCAATCTCCCAGCAGTCCCTCATCGGCTACAAGGAAATGCAGAGTTTAGGAAGGGAAGGGAACAAGGCCCAAACTCCAACCTACAACATCTACCAAACACCTACAGCAG GCTCCAGACCGCCTCTAGCCCAGGAGATTACCCCCACAAACCTCCGTCTCCACAAACCTGCTCTGACCTCACCACAGGCCGCCCAGCAGGCCCGCCGCCTCCAAAGCCCCAGCCCCGCCATCCTCAACTTCACCCTGCAGAACCTGGGTCTGATCTCAGGCTCCAGCCCAGGAAACATCTTAACTGACCCCCAGACCCCAGAGGGTGCCAACGCCATGCCCTGCCCGCtgagtctgcagcagagagggatGGTCTTCATCAAACCGGTGTCGCCTGTGCCGGTCCAACAGTCGGTTTCAGGGCAACCGATGGCTCTGATCAGCCTGCAGCAG CCTCTGATGACCACCCCTAAAGGGGCCGGGCTCCCCCAGCCAAGCTTTTTCCACACACCagtctccctctcccctctggCTGCCATGGTTACAACAGGTGGACACCTGGCCACCAAAACTGTTTACATCCCTCAGAGGAAGCTGGACGTCACACCGGAGGACTCCTGTAACCCCTGA